The nucleotide sequence CCTGGGTGCGCTGGGCGCCGGCGTACCAGTCCAGTCAACTGTTCAGCCACTTCGAATGGCCGAAATGGGAACCGATCCAGCGCCTTATCGGTATTGGTCTGCCGATCGGTATTGCAGTGTTTGCCGAGTCGAGCATTTTCGCGGTGATCGCCCTGTTGATCGGCGGGCTCGGCACCACGGTGGTCGCCGGTCACCAGGTCGCGCTGAACTTCAGCTCGCTGACCTTCATGATTCCCTACTCGCTGAGCATGGCCATCACCGTGCGCGTCGGCCAGGCGCTGGGACGCCGCGAACCACGCGAGGCGCGTTTTTGTGCCGGGGTAGGGATCGTCACCGCCCTGTCCTATGCCTGCTTGTCCGCCAGCCTGATGCTGCTGATGCGCGAACCGATCGCGCGCATCTATACCCCCGACCCGACGGTGATCGCTGTGGCCGCGACACTGCTGGTGTATGCCGCACTATTTCAGTTCTCCGATGCCATTCAAGTCAGCGCCGCCGGCGCCTTGCGCGGCTATCAGGACACCCGCATGACCATGCTGCTGACCCTGTTTGCCTACTGGGGCATTGGTCTGCCGGTGGGTTACGCCCTTGGCCTGAGCGACTGGCTGGGCGCGCCACGGGGGCCGAGCGGCTTGTGGCAGGGATTGATCGCCGGGCTAACGGTCGCGGCGTTGATGCTGTTCATCCGCCTGGCCCGCAGCGCGAAGCGGCATATCCGCTTGGCTGCGACGCCCTAAGTCAGGCGTCGTAGCGGGCCGAAATCCTCAGCCTTCGGTTTTCTTGCGAATCCAGTACAGATAGGTGCCGGCCTGTTCTTGCTGATCGAGCAGCTCGTGGCCGAGAAACATGCAGAACTTGGGGATATCGCGACGTGTCGAGGGATCGGTGGCGATCACCTTGAGCACACCGCCGGCGACCAAATCACGCACTTTGTTGTGCAGCATCATCACCGGTTCGGGACAGTTAAGACCGCTCGCATCGAGGATGGCATCGGCCGTCAAGGCATCGGGTTGGGACATGGGCAGGCTCCGAAAACAGGCGGCCATTGTCGCGCAAACTTGACCCTCAGGTCACGTTAGCTCGGTCGGAGCAGTATCAACCATTCATCAGGCCGCCATTCCTGACTCAAACGTACCTTTCGTCCATGCACCAAATCTGACTGATTGGACAGCTTAAATCGCCAGACACACGGCGCCTATTGGGCGCCTTTGTTATTGGCTATGTCCCAATAGCGTGTTGAGGCGTGCAAGCCCGGTAGGTGATGCCTGAGACGATGATTCGAGCGTAGGCGTAACCCACCGAGCAGGCTGGATGCATATGTCCAGGGCGCGTCGCTGGTAGGTTACGCCGCTATGCGGCTAACCCACCCTACAAAAGCGCGGCGCAACACTTATCCGATACAAAGCCTTTTTATTGGCTTGATTTACCCATGCGGGCTCATGTCTCGGCCTCGGCACAGCGCATAGAAAATTATATTTCACTCGTCATGTAAATAATGGATGATGACTGTAATCCTAAATACAAAAACGCTTCTGCTCGACCAACCAACGAGGAAACCTGTCATGTCCACCTCAACCCGCGAAGACAAGCTGGCCAGCTGGCTGGCCGCCGAACAGGCGATGCGCGCGCGCCTTGCCGCCCCAGGCACGCTGTCGTTGCCCCAGGTCAGCGAGCTATCGCCGCAAGAGTTTTTCGATCGCATTGGCAACGGCGAACTGCCCTGCCCGCCGTTCGGTGATCTGATCGACTTCATCCCGTTGGAATGGGCGTCCGGCCGCTTCGTCTTCCAGGGCACGCCCGATGCGCGGCACTACAACCCGATGGGCAGCGTGCACGGTGGCTATG is from Pseudomonas sp. LS44 and encodes:
- a CDS encoding MATE family efflux transporter gives rise to the protein MSLPLSRFARIRGELHALLSLATPIMIAQLALAAMGFVDAVMAGRVSPRDLAAVALGNSIWVPVFLLMTGILLATTAKVAQRFGAGQREEIGALVRQAIWLALAVGLAGAALLAWGAEPVLRLMGVEAELIAPSMGYLYGIAMGFPAVALYHVLRCFSDGLGRTRPSMLLAVGGLLLNIPLNYVLIYGHLGFPALGGVGCGWASGTVMWFMFLGMLAWVRWAPAYQSSQLFSHFEWPKWEPIQRLIGIGLPIGIAVFAESSIFAVIALLIGGLGTTVVAGHQVALNFSSLTFMIPYSLSMAITVRVGQALGRREPREARFCAGVGIVTALSYACLSASLMLLMREPIARIYTPDPTVIAVAATLLVYAALFQFSDAIQVSAAGALRGYQDTRMTMLLTLFAYWGIGLPVGYALGLSDWLGAPRGPSGLWQGLIAGLTVAALMLFIRLARSAKRHIRLAATP
- the tusA gene encoding sulfurtransferase TusA; the protein is MSQPDALTADAILDASGLNCPEPVMMLHNKVRDLVAGGVLKVIATDPSTRRDIPKFCMFLGHELLDQQEQAGTYLYWIRKKTEG
- a CDS encoding PaaI family thioesterase: MSTSTREDKLASWLAAEQAMRARLAAPGTLSLPQVSELSPQEFFDRIGNGELPCPPFGDLIDFIPLEWASGRFVFQGTPDARHYNPMGSVHGGYAATLLDSCMGCAIHTQLQAGQGYTTTDLRISYVRGLTASTGPVRAEGRIVHIGRSTALAEGRIYDVDDRLYAVGSTTCLILNLSK